In Pseudofrankia saprophytica, one genomic interval encodes:
- a CDS encoding amidohydrolase family protein, with translation MVEHAIISADGHFVEPTDLFTSRLPKHLRELAVWEEDFEIEPLGDDGNHHFRKLHTPGFEGWAYARYRHHDGTPQCGDPARIIEDLDHEGVRATLMHPNHALFGLFTHDHHELSMAHARVYNDYATEIFTPYRDRVIATMPIPMSDVDDAVAEIERVAALGARALILPATSPVPYSSRQCDRVWAAAQAHGMIIAFHVATGGVKVRKDAAPTLQAMIATAQAQNHEVLDDEVIVERLMGAAVFGPMAAQRIVVSLVGAGVLERFPDLHFLLVEFNANWLVSTMAAMDKAWTLGLGQNRDFWAGTWDDARAADDQPGMAQLFRLNERWPYPLMPSEYVQRQIHVSFQEDPMAIACRHVTGVSTLLWGMDYPHAEGTFGRSRQVIDHLFKDVEPEERRAILGGTLGGLLGLRAPSPA, from the coding sequence ATGGTCGAGCACGCCATCATCTCGGCGGACGGGCATTTCGTCGAGCCCACGGACCTGTTCACCAGCCGTCTTCCGAAACACCTGCGGGAACTCGCGGTCTGGGAGGAGGACTTCGAGATAGAACCGCTCGGGGACGACGGAAACCACCATTTCCGGAAGCTGCACACGCCGGGCTTCGAAGGCTGGGCATACGCCCGTTACCGTCACCATGACGGAACGCCGCAATGCGGCGACCCCGCCCGGATCATCGAGGACCTCGACCACGAGGGCGTCCGGGCGACGCTGATGCATCCCAACCACGCACTCTTCGGGTTGTTCACTCACGACCATCATGAGCTGTCGATGGCGCACGCCCGGGTCTACAACGACTACGCGACGGAGATCTTCACGCCGTACCGCGACCGGGTGATCGCCACCATGCCCATCCCGATGAGCGATGTCGACGACGCCGTCGCCGAGATCGAGCGGGTGGCCGCCCTGGGAGCGCGGGCGCTCATCCTTCCGGCGACGTCGCCGGTCCCGTACTCCTCACGGCAGTGCGATCGGGTGTGGGCGGCGGCGCAGGCCCACGGGATGATCATCGCCTTCCACGTGGCGACCGGTGGCGTGAAGGTCCGCAAGGACGCGGCGCCGACCCTCCAGGCGATGATCGCCACCGCCCAGGCCCAGAACCACGAGGTGCTGGACGACGAGGTGATCGTCGAACGGTTGATGGGCGCGGCCGTGTTCGGTCCCATGGCCGCGCAGCGGATCGTCGTGTCGCTGGTCGGCGCCGGGGTGCTCGAACGGTTCCCGGACCTGCATTTCCTGCTGGTGGAGTTCAACGCCAACTGGCTCGTCTCGACGATGGCCGCGATGGACAAGGCCTGGACGCTCGGGCTCGGGCAGAACCGCGACTTCTGGGCCGGCACCTGGGACGACGCCCGCGCCGCCGACGACCAGCCGGGCATGGCCCAGCTCTTCCGGCTCAACGAGCGCTGGCCGTACCCCCTCATGCCGAGCGAGTACGTCCAGCGCCAGATCCACGTCTCCTTCCAGGAGGACCCGATGGCGATCGCCTGCCGGCACGTCACCGGCGTCTCGACGCTGCTGTGGGGCATGGACTATCCGCACGCCGAAGGGACCTTCGGGCGCAGCCGCCAGGTCATCGACCACCTGTTCAAGGACGTCGAGCCCGAGGAGCGCCGGGCGATCCTCGGCGGCACGCTGGGCGGCCTGCTGGGCCTGCGGGCCCCAAGCCCGGCCTGA
- a CDS encoding ABC transporter substrate-binding protein, whose protein sequence is MAALLALPLAAVTFLAAGCGGGDRTDTATPQATASTATDVLGAANPAKGQPIKIGMISDGKYAASDATVEGRVADAVVKWVNERRGGLGGRPIQLVTCETLGDPAKATDCGNRMVEQNVAAVVLGGPAFPQPSWKPLHDAHIPTTYYAASLDDMLADPDSTFIFSDPVFSVVRLPLDLAKEKKAKKISAIVIDIPAAVSIYQNQARSLYAAAGIDFELVPVPPDQADMTPQAQRIATDGTGVVFVIGGEPFCTAAFRALSQVGYAGTTASIPQCLGENTSKAVPGSFLKGMTISAQAPADKNDRSYQLFTAVAATYGHDIDITNGVAIGMFTSMAGFREALEGIAPTDLTPAGIIAALRKMPEKPLPGADGVKFRCNGKANPSTPAVCVRGGLITVLDDKGQPTTYKPIGQSPIEG, encoded by the coding sequence GTGGCGGCGCTCTTAGCCCTGCCCCTGGCCGCGGTCACCTTCCTGGCCGCCGGCTGCGGCGGCGGCGACAGGACCGACACCGCCACCCCCCAGGCCACGGCGTCGACCGCCACCGACGTTCTCGGGGCAGCGAACCCCGCGAAGGGCCAGCCGATCAAGATCGGCATGATCTCGGACGGCAAGTACGCCGCCAGCGACGCCACCGTCGAGGGCCGGGTAGCCGACGCGGTCGTGAAGTGGGTCAACGAGCGCCGCGGCGGCCTCGGCGGCCGGCCGATCCAGCTGGTCACGTGCGAGACCCTCGGCGACCCGGCCAAGGCCACCGACTGCGGCAACAGGATGGTCGAGCAGAATGTGGCCGCCGTCGTCCTCGGCGGCCCGGCGTTCCCGCAGCCCTCCTGGAAGCCGCTGCACGACGCCCACATCCCGACGACCTACTACGCCGCGAGTCTCGACGACATGCTCGCCGACCCCGACAGCACCTTCATCTTCAGTGACCCGGTCTTCAGCGTCGTGCGGCTGCCGCTCGACCTGGCCAAGGAGAAGAAGGCCAAGAAGATCAGCGCCATCGTGATCGACATCCCGGCGGCGGTGAGCATCTACCAGAACCAGGCCAGGTCCCTGTACGCGGCGGCCGGCATCGACTTCGAGCTGGTGCCCGTCCCGCCGGACCAGGCCGACATGACGCCGCAGGCGCAGCGGATCGCGACCGACGGGACCGGCGTCGTCTTCGTCATCGGCGGCGAGCCGTTCTGCACCGCCGCGTTCAGGGCGCTCAGCCAGGTCGGCTACGCCGGCACGACCGCCAGCATCCCCCAGTGCCTGGGCGAGAACACCAGCAAGGCGGTGCCGGGCAGCTTCCTGAAGGGCATGACCATCTCGGCCCAGGCGCCGGCCGACAAGAACGACAGGAGCTACCAGTTGTTCACCGCCGTCGCGGCGACCTACGGCCACGACATCGACATCACCAACGGCGTCGCGATCGGCATGTTCACGTCGATGGCCGGCTTCCGCGAGGCCCTCGAGGGGATCGCGCCCACCGACCTGACCCCGGCGGGCATCATCGCGGCGCTGCGGAAGATGCCCGAGAAGCCCCTGCCGGGCGCCGACGGGGTGAAGTTCCGCTGCAACGGCAAGGCCAACCCGTCGACACCGGCCGTGTGCGTGCGCGGCGGGCTGATCACCGTCCTGGACGACAAGGGCCAACCCACCACCTACAAGCCCATCGGCCAGTCCCCGATCGAGGGCTGA
- a CDS encoding SDR family oxidoreductase, whose amino-acid sequence MAGRVEGKVAIVTGAGSTPGPGVGTGKASAVVLAREGASVLLVDLFADRAEETKKLIESEGGKAEVFAGDCTKAATCEAMAKAAVDAFGTIDILVNNIGMASVGTVIDITEEAWDKALDINLRTMFLACKYTLPVMAAQGSGSVVNIASISGLRGDGTIAYSAAKGAMLAMTVEMAYAHGRQGIRVNAIAPGHIVTPMVLSIPGQSSTYVDTLRKEAGLLGTEGTGWDVAAAVGFLASDDARWVTGVTLPVDSGVLTVTPLAMARHLRAIPD is encoded by the coding sequence ATGGCCGGTCGGGTCGAGGGCAAGGTCGCGATCGTGACGGGGGCCGGCTCGACGCCCGGCCCGGGCGTCGGCACGGGCAAGGCCAGCGCGGTGGTGCTCGCGCGCGAGGGGGCGAGCGTGCTGCTCGTCGACCTGTTCGCCGACCGGGCCGAGGAGACGAAGAAGCTGATCGAGTCCGAGGGCGGCAAGGCGGAGGTCTTCGCCGGCGACTGCACCAAGGCCGCCACCTGCGAGGCGATGGCGAAGGCCGCCGTCGACGCGTTCGGGACCATCGACATCCTCGTCAACAACATCGGCATGGCCTCGGTCGGCACGGTCATCGACATCACCGAGGAGGCCTGGGACAAGGCGCTGGACATCAACCTGCGCACGATGTTCCTGGCCTGCAAGTACACGCTCCCGGTGATGGCGGCGCAGGGCTCGGGCTCGGTCGTCAACATCGCGTCGATCTCCGGGCTGCGCGGCGACGGCACGATCGCCTACTCGGCCGCCAAGGGTGCCATGCTCGCCATGACCGTCGAGATGGCGTACGCGCACGGCCGGCAGGGCATCCGGGTCAACGCCATCGCCCCCGGCCACATCGTCACGCCGATGGTGCTGTCGATCCCCGGCCAGTCCTCCACCTACGTCGACACGCTGCGCAAGGAGGCCGGACTGCTCGGTACCGAGGGCACCGGCTGGGACGTCGCCGCGGCGGTCGGCTTCCTCGCCAGCGACGACGCCCGCTGGGTCACCGGCGTCACCCTGCCCGTCGACTCCGGCGTCCTGACCGTCACTCCGCTGGCCATGGCCAGGCACCTGCGCGCCATCCCCGACTAG
- a CDS encoding thiolase family protein — MGGELFERRAVISGVGQSAIGRQIDRSGFQLTIDAILAAVADAGLTLDDVDGLAMFPGGGKANVPGYANGDLYEIQDALRVTTSWRQGIVEGMCLPFYGPAMAVATGQARHVVIWRTVKEGSAARNAGGRPAYGSTNPTAAGPLAWLLPVGALSPVCQIAPYATRYMHEYGVTREQLAWIPVTQRAHAALNPDAVYRSPLTVDDYLAARMISTPICLYDCDVPADGATAIVVSAAETAGDLRAPVAIEAMAGVVDGRPSWEQWEDMGRVGYATAAAMWARTDLRPADVDVAEIYDGFAIEAVWWLEAMGFCGPGEAGAFVEGGKRIGIEGELPLNTWGGQLSGGRLHAAFGHTAEAVRQLRGECGERQVAGARVAAVTSVGGYEAGAALLTRMP; from the coding sequence ATGGGCGGCGAGCTGTTCGAGCGGCGGGCGGTCATCTCCGGCGTCGGCCAGTCGGCGATCGGGCGCCAGATCGACCGCTCCGGGTTCCAGCTGACGATCGACGCGATCCTCGCGGCGGTCGCGGACGCGGGGCTGACCCTCGACGACGTCGACGGGCTCGCGATGTTCCCCGGCGGGGGCAAGGCCAACGTCCCGGGCTACGCCAACGGCGATCTCTACGAGATCCAGGACGCGCTGCGGGTCACCACGTCCTGGCGGCAGGGCATCGTCGAGGGGATGTGCCTGCCGTTCTACGGTCCGGCCATGGCGGTCGCCACCGGCCAGGCCCGCCACGTCGTCATCTGGCGCACGGTCAAGGAGGGCAGCGCGGCGCGGAACGCCGGCGGCCGCCCGGCGTACGGCTCGACGAACCCGACGGCCGCGGGGCCGCTGGCCTGGCTGCTGCCGGTCGGCGCGCTCTCGCCCGTCTGCCAGATCGCCCCGTACGCCACCCGGTACATGCACGAGTACGGCGTCACCCGCGAGCAGCTGGCCTGGATCCCGGTGACCCAGCGCGCGCACGCCGCGCTCAATCCGGACGCGGTCTACCGCTCGCCGCTCACCGTCGACGACTACCTGGCGGCCCGGATGATCTCGACGCCGATCTGCCTGTACGACTGCGACGTCCCCGCCGACGGCGCCACCGCGATCGTGGTGTCCGCCGCCGAGACGGCCGGCGACCTGCGGGCGCCGGTCGCCATCGAGGCGATGGCCGGCGTGGTCGACGGGCGGCCGAGCTGGGAGCAGTGGGAGGACATGGGCCGGGTCGGCTACGCCACCGCGGCGGCGATGTGGGCGCGCACCGACCTGCGGCCGGCCGACGTCGACGTGGCCGAGATCTACGACGGCTTCGCCATCGAGGCCGTCTGGTGGCTGGAGGCGATGGGCTTCTGCGGGCCGGGGGAGGCCGGTGCGTTCGTCGAGGGCGGCAAGCGGATCGGCATCGAGGGGGAGCTGCCGCTGAACACCTGGGGTGGCCAGCTCTCCGGCGGCCGGCTGCACGCCGCGTTCGGTCACACCGCCGAGGCGGTCCGCCAGCTGCGCGGCGAGTGCGGCGAGCGGCAGGTCGCGGGCGCGCGGGTCGCCGCGGTCACCAGCGTCGGCGGCTACGAGGCCGGCGCGGCGCTGCTCACCCGGATGCCGTAG
- a CDS encoding Zn-ribbon domain-containing OB-fold protein, translating to MSATVGIPPAVTEETAAFWAAAAEGRLLVERCADCAAESFPPYGICRACRSRAVGFVEITGRGRVYSFTVNYQRWMPGLEVPYALVLVEFAGHPGVRVFGRLRGCPPEEAAVGMAVEVGFEPGPGGYAVPSFVAVTGAEGAEGAEGGE from the coding sequence GTGAGCGCGACCGTAGGCATACCGCCCGCCGTCACCGAGGAGACCGCCGCCTTCTGGGCCGCGGCGGCCGAGGGCCGCCTGCTCGTGGAGCGCTGCGCCGACTGCGCGGCCGAGTCGTTCCCGCCGTATGGGATATGCCGCGCCTGCCGGAGTCGCGCCGTCGGGTTCGTCGAGATCACCGGGCGCGGCCGCGTCTACAGCTTCACCGTCAACTACCAGCGTTGGATGCCCGGGCTGGAGGTGCCGTACGCGTTGGTGCTGGTCGAGTTCGCCGGCCACCCGGGCGTGCGGGTCTTCGGCCGGCTGCGTGGCTGTCCGCCGGAGGAGGCCGCGGTGGGGATGGCCGTCGAGGTCGGCTTCGAGCCGGGGCCCGGAGGCTACGCCGTTCCCAGCTTCGTCGCGGTCACCGGCGCCGAGGGCGCCGAGGGCGCCGAGGGTGGGGAGTGA
- a CDS encoding LLM class flavin-dependent oxidoreductase, translating into MPDRIVFGAAALPEPERGWLEAVERLPIESVWQGGHILPPTGTGEAITRLALMTAWTERVRVGTAILVLPLYQPVVLAKQLVDLDARSGGRVSVGVGVGGEFPLEFSSVGVPVAERGPRTDEAMTLLRSLWRGGEVSHHGKFFDVDNVTLRPVAPPPGDRMATSGQLGGPPFLVSGRKAPAMRRAARLGDGWMPYLMSPSAYARSVETIQAEAADIGRDLGGFEWMMYVYCSVRHDGDRARADVASFLGGAYGDKPSAMLDRIAPAGTPEEVAARLQQYVDVGVRHFIISPAAHENTLEVVRLAAEEVLPRLTLPATAPAGSASPAGSASPATAPSGAVAP; encoded by the coding sequence TTGCCTGACCGCATCGTCTTCGGCGCAGCCGCCCTACCAGAGCCCGAGCGAGGCTGGCTCGAGGCCGTGGAGCGCCTGCCGATCGAGTCCGTCTGGCAGGGCGGCCACATCCTCCCGCCCACCGGGACCGGCGAGGCCATCACCCGGCTGGCGCTGATGACGGCCTGGACCGAGCGGGTCCGGGTGGGCACCGCGATCCTGGTGCTGCCGCTCTACCAGCCGGTGGTGCTGGCCAAGCAGCTCGTCGATCTGGACGCCCGCTCGGGCGGGCGGGTGTCGGTCGGCGTGGGCGTCGGCGGAGAGTTCCCGCTCGAGTTCTCGTCGGTCGGGGTGCCGGTCGCCGAGCGGGGCCCGCGCACCGACGAGGCGATGACGCTGCTGCGCTCCCTCTGGCGTGGCGGCGAGGTCAGCCACCACGGGAAGTTCTTCGACGTCGACAATGTGACGCTGCGCCCGGTCGCCCCACCGCCCGGGGACCGGATGGCGACCTCCGGCCAGCTTGGCGGCCCGCCTTTCCTGGTCTCGGGCCGCAAGGCCCCGGCGATGCGCCGCGCGGCCCGGCTCGGCGACGGCTGGATGCCGTACCTCATGTCACCGAGCGCGTACGCCCGGTCGGTGGAGACGATCCAGGCCGAGGCGGCGGACATCGGCCGCGACCTCGGTGGCTTCGAGTGGATGATGTACGTCTACTGCTCGGTCCGCCACGACGGCGACCGGGCCCGCGCCGACGTCGCCTCGTTCCTCGGCGGGGCCTATGGCGACAAGCCGTCGGCGATGCTCGACCGGATCGCCCCCGCCGGCACACCGGAGGAGGTCGCCGCCCGGTTGCAGCAGTATGTCGACGTCGGCGTGCGCCACTTCATCATCTCGCCGGCGGCGCACGAGAACACCCTCGAGGTCGTCCGGCTCGCCGCCGAGGAGGTCCTCCCCCGCCTGACCCTGCCCGCCACGGCGCCGGCCGGCTCGGCCAGTCCGGCCGGCTCGGCCAGTCCGGCCACCGCGCCTTCCGGGGCGGTGGCGCCGTGA